A section of the Oncorhynchus gorbuscha isolate QuinsamMale2020 ecotype Even-year linkage group LG04, OgorEven_v1.0, whole genome shotgun sequence genome encodes:
- the LOC124033757 gene encoding ubiquitin carboxyl-terminal hydrolase 10-like isoform X1 → MASQSNVNQYIFGEFSPDEINQFFVTPRCYVELPPFNDKVSCVSQSSGSYCTPAVPYIAESMRRQVCGEDYQRIEFGVDEVMDLEPVGVKDPLFKVSSTLNPQAPEFILGCQPSQKVPQTATALSPAADIPDGAQYNSLDEPDGPDGPDGPDSEPSAMDGNQNCQDGDGGPGSLGQRERKKKKKRPPGYYNYLEGSGPNSGGMGVDGPPGKGLVNGHVLSGPHLGSQDMVGKALSGGGLSTSAPVATAAANQRTCDSPDESSLDFTSGAASLSDGKDAASSSSSSSSSQSSGVAEGGRTAEQQPENMAPESPELLGSGGHSPCPTSPPPPSVAVASPPATIATTTEEEEETRDSGVANGLAEPHAGISADRHKEASETLELPQQQSPAPSVEPASAPDSEAQPAVAEQPKSPAPPAAPAANPLKSWASLFHNSKPLPGSPQAYVEVKNVVEVVSPSLAAVEQHEKAGEVKENPVHVSEDPMAPKLAELIENVKLIHKPVSLQPRGLINRGNWCYINATLQALIACPPMYHLFKSIPLFNDTQRPCTSTPMMDNFVRLVNEFNNMPVPSKAKHQAAGEKIIKDIRPGAPFEPNYIYRLLTLIKSSLSEKGRQEDAEEYLGFTLNGLHEEMLALKKLISPQEEKAPTPNGPESQSGVDDAAADKEEGSEDEWEQVGPRNKTSITRQADFVRTPITDIFGGHIRSVVYQQNSKESATLQPFFTLQLDIQSEKIRTVQEALETLVARESVQGYTTKTKQEIEISRRVTLEELPPVLVLHLKRFVFEKTGGCQKLIKNIDYPVDLEISKDLLSSGVRSKIFKGQRTYRLFAVVYHHGNSATGGHYTTDVFHIGLNGWLRIDDQAVKVINQYQVVKQTAERTAYLLYYRRVDLL, encoded by the exons ATGGCTTCTCAGAGTAACGTTAACCAG TACATCTTCGGGGAGTTCAGCCCTGATGAGATCAATCAGTTCTTCGTGACTCCACGATGTTATGTTGAG CTTCCCCCCTTCAATGACAAAGTCTCCTGCGTCAGCCAGTCTTCAG GAAGTTACTGCACTCCTGCTGTGCCTTACATTGCGGAGTCTATGAGACGGCAGGTTTGCG GCGAAGACTACCAGCGCATAGAGTTTGGTGTGGATGAGGTGATGGACTTGGAGCCTGTGGGAGTGAAGGATCCTCTCTTCAAGGTGTCCAGCACTCTGAACCCCCAGGCTCCAGAGTTCATCCTGGGATGCCAGCCGTCTCAGAAGGTCCCGCAGACAGCCACAGCCCTCTCTCCGGCAGCAGACATCCCAGACGGAGCACAATACAACTCACTGGACGAACCCGACGGCCCGGACGGACCTGATGGCCCAGACTCTGAGCCCTCCGCCATGGACGGCAACCAGAACTGCCAGGATGGGGACGGGGGCCCGGGCAGCCTGGGCCAGCGGGAgaggaagaaaaagaaaaagcGCCCGCCAGGATACTACAACTACTTGGAGGGCTCAGGTCCCAATAGCGGTGGCATGGGAGTGGACGGGCCTCCTGGAAAGGGGTTGGTGAATGGACATGTTCTTAGCGGCCCTCACCTCGGGTCGCAGGACATGGTTGGTAAGGCGTTGTCAGGGGGCGGACTTTCCACCTCAGCCCCTGTCGCTACGGCAGCAGCGAATCAGAGGACTTGTGATAGCCCTGATGAATCGTCTTTGGACTTCACGAGTGGAGCTGCCTCTTTATCAGATGGTAAAGAcgcagcctcctcctcctcttcttcctcctcctctcagagcAGTGGGGTGGCAGAGGGAGGCAGAACTGCAGAGCAGCAGCCTGAGAACATGGCTCCAGAGAGCCCTGAACTGCTGGGCAGCGGTGGGCACAGCCCCtgccccacctcccctcctcccccctcggTTGCTGTGGCCAGCCCCCCTGCCAccattgctactactactgaagaagaggaggagactaGGGACAGTGGGGTGGCTAATGGGCTGGCTGAGCCCCATGCTGGCATCAGTGCAGACAGACACAAGGAGGCCTCTGAGACGTTGGAGCTGCCCCAGCAGCAGTCCCCAGCTCCCTCAGTGGAGCCTGCTTCCGCCCCAGACTCTGAGGCCCAGCCGgcggtggcagagcagcctaagTCGCCTGCCCCTCCGGCTGCGCCCGCTGCCAACCCCCTCAAATCCTGGGCTAGCCTCTTCCACAACTCCAAGCCTCTGCCTGGAAGCCCTCAGGCCTATGTGGAGGTGAAGAATGTGGTGGAGGTCGTGTCTCCCTCCCTGGCTGCTGTGGAGCAGCATGAGAAGGCTGGGGAGGTGAAGGAAAACCCTGTCCATGTATCAGAGGATCCCATGGCCCCTAAACTTGCAG AACTAATTGAGAATGTGAAGTTGATACACAAACCAGTGTCTTTGCAACCAAGAGGACTGATCAACAGGGGAAACTGGTGCTATATCAACGCT ACATTGCAGGCCCTGATTGCTTGCCCCCCCATGTATCACCTGTTTAAGTCCATTCCCCTGTTCAATGACACCCAGAGACCCTGTACTTCCACACCCATGATGGACAACTT TGTAAGGCTTGTCAATGAGTTCAACAATATGCCTGTGCCATCCAAAGCCAAGCATCAAG CTGCTGGTGAAAAGATAATAAAAGACATTCGACCAGGTGCTCCTTTTGAACCCAACTACATCTACAGACTCCTCACCCTCATCAAGTCGAGTCTCTCGGAGAAG GGTCGACAGGAGGATGCGGAGGAGTACCTGGGTTTCACCCTCAACGGACTGCACGAGGAGATGCTGGCTTTGAAAAAGCTAATCTCCCCTCAGGAAGAGA AAGCCCCCACACCCAACGGCCCAGAGTCTCAGTCAGGTGTGGATGATGCTGCTGCTGATAAGGAGGAGGGGAGCGAGGACGAATGGGAGCAAGTGGGCCCCCGAAACAAGACCTCCATTACCCGTCAAGCTGACTTTGTCCGCACCCCTATCACTGACATATTCGGAGGGCACATCCG GTCGGTGGTGTACCAGCAGAACTCTAAGGAGTCAGCCACCCTGCAGCCCTTCTTCACCCTGCAGCTGGACATCCAGTCAGAGAAGATCCGCACCGTTCAGGAGGCCCTGGAGACCCTGGTGGCACGGGAGTCAGTTCAGGGCTACACCACTAAAACCAAGCAGGAG ATTGAGATCAGCCGGAGAGTGACCCTAGAGGAGCTCCCTCCAGTGCTGGTGCTCCATCTCAAGAGATTTGTGTTtgagaagactggaggctgtcaGAAACTGATCAAGAACATTGATTACCCTGTAGACCTGGAGATCAGCAAAG ATCTCCTCTCTTCAGGGGTGCGTAGCAAAATTTTCAAAGGCCAAAGAACCTACAGGCTCTTTGCAG
- the LOC124033757 gene encoding ubiquitin carboxyl-terminal hydrolase 10-like isoform X2 has product MASQSNVNQYIFGEFSPDEINQFFVTPRCYVELPPFNDKVSCVSQSSGEDYQRIEFGVDEVMDLEPVGVKDPLFKVSSTLNPQAPEFILGCQPSQKVPQTATALSPAADIPDGAQYNSLDEPDGPDGPDGPDSEPSAMDGNQNCQDGDGGPGSLGQRERKKKKKRPPGYYNYLEGSGPNSGGMGVDGPPGKGLVNGHVLSGPHLGSQDMVGKALSGGGLSTSAPVATAAANQRTCDSPDESSLDFTSGAASLSDGKDAASSSSSSSSSQSSGVAEGGRTAEQQPENMAPESPELLGSGGHSPCPTSPPPPSVAVASPPATIATTTEEEEETRDSGVANGLAEPHAGISADRHKEASETLELPQQQSPAPSVEPASAPDSEAQPAVAEQPKSPAPPAAPAANPLKSWASLFHNSKPLPGSPQAYVEVKNVVEVVSPSLAAVEQHEKAGEVKENPVHVSEDPMAPKLAELIENVKLIHKPVSLQPRGLINRGNWCYINATLQALIACPPMYHLFKSIPLFNDTQRPCTSTPMMDNFVRLVNEFNNMPVPSKAKHQAAGEKIIKDIRPGAPFEPNYIYRLLTLIKSSLSEKGRQEDAEEYLGFTLNGLHEEMLALKKLISPQEEKAPTPNGPESQSGVDDAAADKEEGSEDEWEQVGPRNKTSITRQADFVRTPITDIFGGHIRSVVYQQNSKESATLQPFFTLQLDIQSEKIRTVQEALETLVARESVQGYTTKTKQEIEISRRVTLEELPPVLVLHLKRFVFEKTGGCQKLIKNIDYPVDLEISKDLLSSGVRSKIFKGQRTYRLFAVVYHHGNSATGGHYTTDVFHIGLNGWLRIDDQAVKVINQYQVVKQTAERTAYLLYYRRVDLL; this is encoded by the exons ATGGCTTCTCAGAGTAACGTTAACCAG TACATCTTCGGGGAGTTCAGCCCTGATGAGATCAATCAGTTCTTCGTGACTCCACGATGTTATGTTGAG CTTCCCCCCTTCAATGACAAAGTCTCCTGCGTCAGCCAGTCTTCAG GCGAAGACTACCAGCGCATAGAGTTTGGTGTGGATGAGGTGATGGACTTGGAGCCTGTGGGAGTGAAGGATCCTCTCTTCAAGGTGTCCAGCACTCTGAACCCCCAGGCTCCAGAGTTCATCCTGGGATGCCAGCCGTCTCAGAAGGTCCCGCAGACAGCCACAGCCCTCTCTCCGGCAGCAGACATCCCAGACGGAGCACAATACAACTCACTGGACGAACCCGACGGCCCGGACGGACCTGATGGCCCAGACTCTGAGCCCTCCGCCATGGACGGCAACCAGAACTGCCAGGATGGGGACGGGGGCCCGGGCAGCCTGGGCCAGCGGGAgaggaagaaaaagaaaaagcGCCCGCCAGGATACTACAACTACTTGGAGGGCTCAGGTCCCAATAGCGGTGGCATGGGAGTGGACGGGCCTCCTGGAAAGGGGTTGGTGAATGGACATGTTCTTAGCGGCCCTCACCTCGGGTCGCAGGACATGGTTGGTAAGGCGTTGTCAGGGGGCGGACTTTCCACCTCAGCCCCTGTCGCTACGGCAGCAGCGAATCAGAGGACTTGTGATAGCCCTGATGAATCGTCTTTGGACTTCACGAGTGGAGCTGCCTCTTTATCAGATGGTAAAGAcgcagcctcctcctcctcttcttcctcctcctctcagagcAGTGGGGTGGCAGAGGGAGGCAGAACTGCAGAGCAGCAGCCTGAGAACATGGCTCCAGAGAGCCCTGAACTGCTGGGCAGCGGTGGGCACAGCCCCtgccccacctcccctcctcccccctcggTTGCTGTGGCCAGCCCCCCTGCCAccattgctactactactgaagaagaggaggagactaGGGACAGTGGGGTGGCTAATGGGCTGGCTGAGCCCCATGCTGGCATCAGTGCAGACAGACACAAGGAGGCCTCTGAGACGTTGGAGCTGCCCCAGCAGCAGTCCCCAGCTCCCTCAGTGGAGCCTGCTTCCGCCCCAGACTCTGAGGCCCAGCCGgcggtggcagagcagcctaagTCGCCTGCCCCTCCGGCTGCGCCCGCTGCCAACCCCCTCAAATCCTGGGCTAGCCTCTTCCACAACTCCAAGCCTCTGCCTGGAAGCCCTCAGGCCTATGTGGAGGTGAAGAATGTGGTGGAGGTCGTGTCTCCCTCCCTGGCTGCTGTGGAGCAGCATGAGAAGGCTGGGGAGGTGAAGGAAAACCCTGTCCATGTATCAGAGGATCCCATGGCCCCTAAACTTGCAG AACTAATTGAGAATGTGAAGTTGATACACAAACCAGTGTCTTTGCAACCAAGAGGACTGATCAACAGGGGAAACTGGTGCTATATCAACGCT ACATTGCAGGCCCTGATTGCTTGCCCCCCCATGTATCACCTGTTTAAGTCCATTCCCCTGTTCAATGACACCCAGAGACCCTGTACTTCCACACCCATGATGGACAACTT TGTAAGGCTTGTCAATGAGTTCAACAATATGCCTGTGCCATCCAAAGCCAAGCATCAAG CTGCTGGTGAAAAGATAATAAAAGACATTCGACCAGGTGCTCCTTTTGAACCCAACTACATCTACAGACTCCTCACCCTCATCAAGTCGAGTCTCTCGGAGAAG GGTCGACAGGAGGATGCGGAGGAGTACCTGGGTTTCACCCTCAACGGACTGCACGAGGAGATGCTGGCTTTGAAAAAGCTAATCTCCCCTCAGGAAGAGA AAGCCCCCACACCCAACGGCCCAGAGTCTCAGTCAGGTGTGGATGATGCTGCTGCTGATAAGGAGGAGGGGAGCGAGGACGAATGGGAGCAAGTGGGCCCCCGAAACAAGACCTCCATTACCCGTCAAGCTGACTTTGTCCGCACCCCTATCACTGACATATTCGGAGGGCACATCCG GTCGGTGGTGTACCAGCAGAACTCTAAGGAGTCAGCCACCCTGCAGCCCTTCTTCACCCTGCAGCTGGACATCCAGTCAGAGAAGATCCGCACCGTTCAGGAGGCCCTGGAGACCCTGGTGGCACGGGAGTCAGTTCAGGGCTACACCACTAAAACCAAGCAGGAG ATTGAGATCAGCCGGAGAGTGACCCTAGAGGAGCTCCCTCCAGTGCTGGTGCTCCATCTCAAGAGATTTGTGTTtgagaagactggaggctgtcaGAAACTGATCAAGAACATTGATTACCCTGTAGACCTGGAGATCAGCAAAG ATCTCCTCTCTTCAGGGGTGCGTAGCAAAATTTTCAAAGGCCAAAGAACCTACAGGCTCTTTGCAG